Genomic DNA from Shouchella patagoniensis:
TTTTTACTTATTTATTGGGATAGCTGTGAACGACTTCATAAGCATGAAGCTCATTTCCCGTTGCTGCTGGTTTTTGGTCAGTTGTTTTCTTATTTCCGTGAGCACGACCAAAGGCATCACTTGATAACCAATTCTCATAATCTTGTTTTGAAGCCCACTTCGTATAAACGACTTGTTTTTTTGATTCATCGACGTTTGAAAGAAACATAAATTCGATGCATCCAGGTACATTAGCCATGTTATCAGCCGCTTTTTCAAAGCGAGCGTTAAGATCACTTTTACGTTCAGCTGGTACATGCAATTCATTCATAACAATATACATACTAAAACCCCTTTTATGATTTATAGTCAATAGTAGCGAAACGATGGTTGATTCATGAAACCGTTTCATAAAATTGTTCGTAATACCTTTTCAAGCTAGCTATGATTGGATATAATAGTACAGAACGGTCACGCCCGTGCAAGGAGGAGTTTAAAGTGAGAACGTTTTTAATGATGAGTGTCTGCGTCGTCTTTTTGATCTCCATTTTTGCCGGAGGCTATGAGGACAACCCTCATAAACGATAAAGGCAGTAAGAGAAAACCGGGAAACCGGTTTTTTTGTTATTTAATCACGCACTGCGGTTTCCCAAATATTCATTG
This window encodes:
- a CDS encoding antibiotic biosynthesis monooxygenase family protein produces the protein MYIVMNELHVPAERKSDLNARFEKAADNMANVPGCIEFMFLSNVDESKKQVVYTKWASKQDYENWLSSDAFGRAHGNKKTTDQKPAATGNELHAYEVVHSYPNK